The following are encoded together in the Pseudoalteromonas shioyasakiensis genome:
- a CDS encoding TonB-dependent receptor, with protein sequence MIKLNPKVAPLTLAVSLALAGVSAQAAEQAEPAAKKGELERIQVTARKTVENLQEVPVAVTSVGAEELAENGIVVMTEVQQFSPNTTLQASRGTNSTITAFIRGVGQQDPLWGYEPGVGIYIDDVYLARPQGAVLDLLDVQQIEVLRGPQGTLYGKNTIGGAIKYVTKEMSGDATLNIQGTVGSYNQKDLKITGQLPIVDEKLYVGFGFATLNRDGFGEFLTSSLDNQDRENYNKDVTAARVTLEYTPTDDLFFRFAWDKTEDKSNAKGGYRLLPSILTDAPVPDSVYDSYTSLPTWNKVELEGYSLTARWDMTDRTSIKYIGSSRESYSPTNIDFDNTSIQIFDVPAIYDDEQTTHELQLNHQGDNYKLVSGLYYYDGESCGQFEAILGILGQSLGAPGLTREVSGCSNSNSKAAYIQSSIDLTDKWSMTLGARYTKDKKEAQVNNGLIFDIVYPESGWVPGYTRPEGQLVPTVLDDEEEWSRFTPRAGVEYQYNRDIMFFASYAQGFKSGTFNPRATTAEPAAKPEIVDSFEIGMKSEWNNNLRANVTLFTLDHKDRQYISVLPGDSAADLNQRLGNIGESTSDGIELELNYVATESLSFDASVGYIDSNFDNVIDYDPETGEAFDKSDRFTVSNTPDLTFNLGATYRMYTEMGDFVVNGNYYHRGDYALFEEDSLLTQDAYGIFNMGITWYSTDGHWTAGLYGKNLTDEEYMIGGYQFVAPDPTDPTDISKYTPGLGGDNTLIGYYGDPRTVAFTVGYRF encoded by the coding sequence ATGATAAAGCTTAACCCAAAAGTCGCGCCACTTACTCTGGCTGTATCACTTGCTTTGGCAGGTGTCAGTGCTCAAGCGGCAGAACAAGCCGAACCTGCAGCAAAAAAAGGTGAACTTGAACGTATTCAGGTAACAGCACGTAAAACTGTTGAAAACCTGCAAGAAGTTCCTGTTGCTGTAACCTCAGTGGGTGCTGAAGAACTGGCAGAAAATGGCATCGTCGTTATGACCGAAGTTCAACAGTTCTCGCCAAATACCACCTTGCAAGCAAGCCGTGGTACTAACTCTACAATTACCGCGTTTATTCGTGGTGTAGGTCAGCAAGATCCTCTTTGGGGTTATGAGCCGGGAGTAGGTATCTATATTGATGATGTCTACCTTGCTCGCCCACAAGGTGCCGTGCTTGACCTTCTTGATGTGCAACAAATCGAAGTATTACGCGGCCCACAAGGGACGCTTTACGGTAAAAATACCATTGGTGGTGCCATTAAATACGTCACCAAAGAAATGAGCGGTGATGCCACGTTAAATATACAAGGCACTGTAGGTAGCTATAACCAAAAAGATTTAAAAATCACTGGCCAATTACCAATTGTTGACGAAAAACTTTACGTGGGCTTTGGTTTTGCAACGCTTAACCGTGATGGCTTTGGTGAGTTTTTAACTTCTTCTCTTGATAACCAAGACCGCGAAAACTACAACAAAGACGTAACAGCAGCACGTGTTACACTCGAATACACTCCGACCGATGACTTATTCTTCCGCTTCGCGTGGGATAAAACAGAAGACAAATCAAACGCTAAAGGTGGTTATCGTTTACTACCAAGTATTCTTACTGATGCACCAGTTCCAGACAGCGTGTATGACTCTTACACCAGCTTACCAACATGGAATAAAGTTGAACTCGAAGGCTACAGCCTAACTGCTCGTTGGGATATGACTGACCGTACTAGCATTAAGTATATTGGTTCAAGCCGTGAGAGCTACTCACCAACCAATATAGACTTTGATAACACGTCAATTCAAATTTTCGATGTACCTGCTATTTACGATGATGAACAAACCACTCACGAGTTACAGCTAAATCATCAAGGCGATAACTACAAACTGGTTTCGGGTCTTTACTACTATGATGGTGAATCTTGCGGTCAATTTGAGGCTATTTTAGGTATCTTAGGTCAAAGCCTAGGTGCTCCGGGTCTGACTCGTGAAGTAAGCGGTTGTAGTAACTCAAACAGTAAAGCAGCGTATATCCAAAGCTCAATTGATTTAACCGATAAATGGTCAATGACACTCGGCGCGCGTTACACTAAAGACAAAAAAGAAGCACAGGTTAACAACGGCCTAATCTTTGACATTGTTTACCCTGAGTCAGGTTGGGTGCCAGGTTATACTCGCCCAGAAGGCCAACTGGTTCCAACAGTACTCGATGATGAAGAAGAATGGTCACGCTTCACACCACGTGCAGGTGTTGAATACCAATACAATCGTGACATCATGTTCTTTGCAAGTTACGCACAAGGCTTTAAGTCAGGTACTTTCAACCCACGTGCAACCACTGCAGAGCCAGCAGCAAAACCAGAAATCGTTGATTCATTCGAAATCGGTATGAAGAGTGAGTGGAACAACAACTTACGTGCAAACGTCACTTTATTCACCCTTGACCATAAAGACCGTCAATATATTTCGGTATTACCAGGCGATAGCGCAGCAGATCTGAACCAACGTTTAGGTAACATTGGTGAGTCAACATCAGATGGTATTGAGCTTGAGCTTAACTATGTTGCAACAGAATCACTCAGCTTTGATGCATCAGTAGGTTACATCGATAGTAACTTCGATAACGTAATTGATTACGACCCAGAAACCGGTGAAGCATTCGATAAATCAGATCGCTTTACGGTATCAAACACACCTGATTTAACCTTTAACCTGGGTGCAACGTACCGCATGTACACAGAAATGGGTGACTTTGTTGTCAATGGTAACTACTACCACAGAGGCGACTACGCGCTATTCGAAGAAGATAGCCTATTAACGCAAGATGCTTACGGTATCTTTAATATGGGTATCACTTGGTACAGCACAGATGGTCACTGGACTGCAGGTCTTTACGGTAAAAACTTAACGGATGAAGAGTACATGATTGGTGGCTACCAATTCGTGGCACCTGATCCAACAGACCCAACTGATATCAGCAAATACACCC